From Streptomyces sp. NBC_01460, a single genomic window includes:
- the sucC gene encoding ADP-forming succinate--CoA ligase subunit beta produces the protein MDLFEYQARDLFAKHGVPVLAGEVIDTPEAAREATERLGGKSVVKAQVKVGGRGKAGGVKLAADPDEAVARATDILGMDIKGHTVHKVMIAELSPEIEAEYYVSYLLDRTNRTFLAMASVQGGMDIEEVAEKTPEALAKVPVNAVDGVDIEKAREIVALAKFPAEVAEGVAEALVTLWDTFVAEDALLVEVNPLVKTKDGRILALDGKVSLDENADFRQADHEALEDKAAANPLEAAAKAKNLNYVKLEGEVGIIGNGAGLVMSTLDVVAYAGENHGNVKPANFLDIGGGASAEVMANGLEIILGDPDVKSVFVNVFGGITACDEVANGIVQALELLKSKGEDVTKPLVVRLDGNNAELGRKILSDANHPLVQRVDTMDGAADKAAELAAAAK, from the coding sequence GTGGACCTGTTCGAGTACCAGGCGAGGGACCTCTTCGCCAAGCACGGTGTACCGGTGCTGGCCGGTGAAGTCATCGACACGCCTGAGGCAGCCCGCGAGGCGACCGAGCGGCTGGGCGGCAAGTCCGTCGTCAAGGCGCAGGTGAAGGTCGGTGGCCGAGGCAAGGCCGGCGGCGTGAAGCTGGCGGCAGACCCGGACGAGGCGGTCGCTCGCGCGACCGACATCCTCGGCATGGACATCAAGGGCCACACGGTCCACAAGGTGATGATCGCCGAGCTGTCCCCGGAGATCGAGGCGGAGTACTACGTCTCGTACCTCCTGGACCGCACCAACCGCACCTTCCTCGCCATGGCGTCGGTGCAGGGCGGCATGGACATCGAGGAGGTCGCGGAGAAGACCCCCGAGGCCCTCGCGAAGGTCCCGGTCAACGCCGTGGACGGCGTCGACATCGAGAAGGCCCGCGAGATCGTGGCCCTGGCGAAGTTCCCGGCCGAGGTGGCCGAGGGTGTCGCCGAGGCGCTGGTGACCCTGTGGGACACCTTCGTCGCCGAGGACGCGCTCCTCGTCGAGGTCAACCCGCTGGTGAAGACCAAGGACGGCCGCATCCTGGCGCTGGACGGAAAGGTGTCTCTCGACGAGAACGCCGACTTCCGCCAGGCCGACCACGAGGCGCTCGAGGACAAGGCCGCGGCCAACCCCCTCGAGGCCGCCGCCAAGGCCAAGAACCTCAACTACGTCAAGCTCGAGGGCGAGGTCGGCATCATCGGAAACGGTGCCGGTCTGGTCATGTCGACCCTGGACGTCGTCGCGTACGCCGGTGAGAACCACGGCAACGTGAAGCCCGCCAACTTCCTCGACATCGGTGGCGGCGCCTCCGCAGAGGTCATGGCGAACGGCCTGGAGATCATCCTCGGCGACCCGGACGTCAAGTCCGTCTTCGTCAACGTCTTCGGTGGCATCACCGCCTGCGACGAGGTCGCCAACGGCATCGTCCAGGCCCTGGAGCTGCTCAAGTCCAAGGGTGAGGACGTCACCAAGCCGCTGGTCGTGCGCCTCGACGGCAACAACGCGGAGCTGGGTCGCAAGATCCTCTCCGACGCCAACCACCCGCTCGTGCAGCGTGTGGACACCATGGACGGCGCGGCCGACAAGGCCGCCGAGCTCGCCGCGGCTGCGAAGTAA
- the sucD gene encoding succinate--CoA ligase subunit alpha: MAIFLTKDSKVIVQGMTGATGMKHTKLMLADGTNIVGGVNPRKAGTSVDFDGTEVPVFGSVAEAIEKTGADVSVLFVPPAFAKAAVVEAIDAEIPLAVVITEGIAVHDSAAFWAYAGSKGNKTRIIGPNCPGLITPGQSNAGIIPGDITKPGRIGLVSKSGTLTYQMMYELRDIGFSSAVGIGGDPVIGTTHIDALAAFEADPETDLIVMIGEIGGDAEERAADYIAKNVTKPVVGYVAGFTAPEGKTMGHAGAIVSGSSGTAAAKKEALEAAGVKVGKTPTETAKLAREILGG, translated from the coding sequence ATGGCTATCTTCCTCACCAAGGACAGCAAGGTCATCGTCCAGGGGATGACCGGCGCCACGGGCATGAAGCACACCAAGCTCATGCTGGCCGACGGCACCAACATCGTCGGTGGCGTGAACCCCCGCAAGGCGGGCACCTCCGTCGACTTCGACGGCACCGAGGTTCCCGTATTCGGGTCGGTCGCCGAGGCGATCGAGAAGACCGGCGCCGACGTGTCGGTCCTCTTCGTGCCGCCGGCCTTCGCGAAGGCCGCCGTCGTCGAGGCCATCGACGCCGAGATCCCGCTGGCCGTCGTGATCACCGAGGGCATCGCCGTCCACGACTCGGCCGCCTTCTGGGCGTACGCCGGTTCGAAGGGCAACAAGACCCGGATCATCGGTCCGAACTGCCCCGGTCTGATCACCCCCGGCCAGTCCAACGCCGGCATCATCCCGGGTGACATCACCAAGCCCGGCCGCATCGGTCTCGTGTCCAAGTCCGGCACGCTGACCTACCAGATGATGTACGAGCTCCGTGACATCGGCTTCTCGTCCGCCGTCGGCATCGGTGGCGACCCGGTCATCGGCACCACGCACATCGACGCCCTCGCGGCGTTCGAGGCGGACCCCGAGACCGACCTCATCGTGATGATCGGCGAGATCGGTGGCGACGCCGAGGAGCGTGCCGCCGACTACATCGCGAAGAACGTCACGAAGCCGGTCGTCGGCTACGTCGCGGGCTTCACCGCGCCCGAGGGCAAGACCATGGGCCACGCCGGCGCCATCGTCTCCGGCTCCTCCGGCACCGCGGCCGCCAAGAAGGAGGCCCTCGAGGCCGCCGGCGTCAAGGTCGGCAAGACGCCGACCGAGACCGCCAAGCTGGCGCGCGAGATCCTCGGCGGCTGA
- a CDS encoding helix-turn-helix domain-containing protein produces the protein MTRSATGPAPGVPLPSPVERRRLREARALSEEQVATAVGVTPATVRAWETGRASPRGRRRTAYARLIGCAEGRPAPHLSVEATGSSTMSPTEPGTIPALAVTTTTGRTASAGDAPAREGFTAEKAFDALYDHAAPGLTRQMYLLTGRRRLAREAVEHAFRIAWQRWPEVARDRDPAGWARAAAYEYAMSPWHRLRRAHRRADAPPEDPERHTLLDALLGLPPSYRRTLLLHDGVGLGLPETAAETEASTLAAANRLVHARAAVVEQLAGPSELSEAGHGTLGLHGRLSALALAEEVPAPPPAPVVRAGSERIAELWTRAALCFGVLLVSATAFTLHTAPTQYEQPLSPAERVGGVPPRGGPEHLTPQDLKLQKALRGELTHGPERLVPRIP, from the coding sequence ATGACACGGAGCGCCACCGGTCCCGCCCCCGGCGTCCCGCTGCCCTCCCCGGTGGAGCGCCGCAGGCTGCGCGAGGCCAGGGCGCTGAGTGAGGAACAGGTCGCGACCGCCGTGGGCGTCACGCCCGCCACCGTCCGCGCCTGGGAAACAGGGCGCGCCAGCCCACGGGGCCGCCGGCGCACGGCCTACGCCAGGCTGATCGGCTGCGCCGAAGGCCGTCCAGCGCCGCACCTCTCCGTCGAAGCCACCGGGAGCAGCACGATGTCCCCGACCGAGCCCGGCACCATCCCCGCCCTCGCTGTCACCACCACCACCGGCCGAACCGCATCCGCCGGGGACGCCCCGGCCCGGGAGGGCTTCACCGCCGAGAAGGCGTTCGACGCCCTGTACGACCACGCGGCCCCTGGACTCACCCGCCAGATGTATCTGCTGACGGGTCGTCGGAGACTCGCCAGGGAGGCGGTCGAGCACGCGTTCAGGATCGCCTGGCAGCGCTGGCCCGAGGTGGCCAGGGACCGTGATCCGGCGGGCTGGGCGCGGGCAGCGGCGTACGAGTACGCGATGTCGCCCTGGCATCGGCTGCGCCGCGCCCACCGCCGGGCGGACGCCCCGCCCGAGGACCCGGAGCGGCACACGCTGCTCGACGCGCTGCTCGGCCTGCCGCCCTCGTACCGTCGCACGCTGCTGCTGCACGACGGTGTGGGGCTGGGGCTGCCGGAGACGGCCGCCGAGACGGAGGCGAGCACCCTTGCCGCGGCGAACCGGCTGGTGCACGCGCGGGCGGCTGTCGTCGAACAGCTGGCCGGGCCGTCGGAGCTCTCGGAAGCGGGCCACGGGACCCTGGGGCTCCACGGGCGGCTGAGCGCACTCGCCCTCGCCGAAGAGGTGCCCGCGCCGCCACCGGCCCCGGTCGTCCGGGCGGGCAGTGAGCGCATCGCGGAGCTCTGGACCCGGGCCGCGCTCTGTTTCGGGGTGCTGCTCGTCAGCGCGACGGCGTTCACCCTGCACACCGCGCCCACCCAGTACGAGCAGCCGCTGTCACCCGCCGAACGCGTCGGCGGCGTCCCGCCCCGGGGCGGCCCGGAGCATCTGACGCCACAGGACCTGAAGTTGCAGAAGGCGCTGCGGGGCGAACTCACCCACGGTCCGGAGCGCCTGGTTCCGCGCATTCCCTGA
- a CDS encoding cell division protein PerM, protein MTECSPMLPAERSRSAAVASAFVRGVLAAGLGLGALAVLVTMLWISSPYPDSGPSGAFHVATGLWLLAHGAELVRADTVGGHPAPVATVPLLLGVLPVWLVHRAARESAEPAGETGGGHSPVGAFCAVSAGYLLVVLAAAAYARGGALPADRASLAFPLTAVVTAAAAAGVWAGRGRPLAPLLVWAPLRLQEAAARARFRSGAGVALRSAAAGVLMLLGGGALLVAVALVWHSGAARESFLGLSGDWAGRVSVLLLATALVPNAAMWGASYGLGPGFALGTASLATPLAFTGPPALPDFPLLAAVPSHGPGTPANWAAVAVPLVAGLTVARFVARGAAPVAGAREEAWGQGTTAVVAGVAAVGCGAGAAALAAASGGPLGTGALAEFGPVWWLVGPAALAWVALVGVPAALLLRAWRLRERRWGWRWDAVKGASRPAEPDPKPDQKPEQDGAKKPGGAGEDAEPYDFLSAGPWHEDGARKARWAALKKNSGGLMADFPAAPGAAQAPPPVEPPPSVPAPPPAPEAAASSAATEAPVSEPAPEADAPEPQPQPQPQREPEPRSEPEPQPESDSGPRPDTPTGRVPEAQGRSESGREDGV, encoded by the coding sequence GTGACCGAGTGCAGCCCGATGTTGCCTGCCGAGCGGAGCAGGTCCGCCGCCGTGGCCTCCGCCTTCGTGCGCGGGGTGCTCGCGGCGGGGCTGGGACTCGGCGCGCTTGCCGTCCTGGTCACGATGCTGTGGATCAGCTCTCCCTACCCGGACAGCGGGCCGAGCGGAGCCTTCCACGTGGCGACAGGGCTCTGGCTGCTCGCCCATGGGGCCGAACTCGTCAGGGCCGACACGGTGGGCGGACACCCCGCACCCGTGGCGACCGTTCCCCTGCTGCTCGGTGTGCTGCCGGTGTGGCTGGTGCACCGTGCCGCCCGGGAGTCGGCGGAGCCTGCGGGCGAGACCGGGGGCGGGCACTCGCCGGTCGGCGCGTTCTGCGCGGTGAGCGCCGGATACCTGCTGGTGGTGCTCGCCGCAGCGGCGTACGCGCGAGGAGGCGCGCTGCCCGCCGACCGGGCCTCGCTGGCCTTTCCGCTCACCGCCGTGGTGACCGCTGCGGCGGCAGCGGGGGTGTGGGCGGGGCGCGGACGGCCGCTGGCCCCCCTCCTTGTCTGGGCGCCGTTGCGGCTCCAGGAGGCGGCCGCCCGCGCCCGCTTCCGGTCCGGGGCCGGTGTCGCGCTGCGGTCGGCCGCCGCCGGTGTCCTGATGCTCCTCGGCGGTGGGGCACTGCTCGTGGCGGTGGCGCTGGTGTGGCATTCGGGAGCGGCGAGGGAGTCCTTCCTCGGGCTGTCCGGCGACTGGGCGGGCCGGGTCTCCGTCCTCCTGCTGGCGACGGCGCTCGTACCGAACGCGGCGATGTGGGGAGCGTCCTACGGCCTCGGCCCGGGATTCGCCCTCGGTACGGCCTCCCTGGCGACCCCGCTCGCCTTCACCGGGCCTCCCGCGCTGCCGGACTTCCCGCTGCTCGCCGCGGTGCCGTCCCACGGCCCGGGCACGCCGGCGAACTGGGCCGCTGTCGCGGTGCCGCTGGTGGCCGGTCTGACCGTCGCCCGGTTCGTCGCGCGAGGGGCGGCGCCGGTGGCCGGTGCGCGCGAGGAGGCGTGGGGGCAGGGTACGACTGCGGTGGTCGCGGGAGTGGCGGCCGTCGGCTGCGGGGCGGGCGCGGCGGCGCTGGCGGCGGCGTCGGGTGGTCCGCTGGGTACCGGGGCGCTGGCCGAGTTCGGCCCCGTGTGGTGGCTGGTGGGTCCGGCGGCCCTCGCGTGGGTGGCCCTCGTCGGCGTACCGGCGGCGTTGCTGTTGAGGGCGTGGCGACTGAGGGAGCGCAGGTGGGGATGGCGATGGGACGCGGTGAAGGGGGCGTCGCGGCCGGCGGAGCCCGATCCGAAGCCGGATCAGAAGCCGGAGCAGGACGGGGCGAAGAAGCCCGGTGGTGCGGGCGAGGACGCGGAACCGTACGACTTCCTGTCGGCCGGCCCCTGGCACGAGGACGGCGCGAGAAAGGCCCGCTGGGCCGCGCTGAAGAAGAACTCGGGCGGGCTGATGGCCGACTTCCCGGCAGCCCCGGGGGCGGCGCAGGCACCTCCCCCTGTCGAGCCGCCGCCCTCCGTCCCGGCACCCCCGCCCGCCCCTGAGGCCGCTGCCTCCTCGGCTGCCACCGAAGCGCCCGTGTCCGAGCCCGCACCGGAGGCGGACGCTCCAGAGCCCCAGCCCCAGCCCCAGCCCCAGCGCGAGCCCGAGCCCCGGTCCGAACCCGAGCCCCAGCCCGAGTCCGACTCCGGCCCCCGGCCCGATACGCCGACCGGCCGGGTTCCGGAGGCCCAGGGGCGCTCGGAATCCGGCCGGGAGGACGGCGTGTAG
- the purN gene encoding phosphoribosylglycinamide formyltransferase translates to MASPPPSAAPARVVVLVSGSGTNLQALLDAIGDDPEGYGARIVAVGADRYGTVGIERAERAGLPTFVRKLGEYASRDAWDEALTAAVAEHRPDLVVSAGFMKIVGKGFLAEFGGRVVNTHPALLPSFPGAHGVRDALAYGVKVTGCTVHFVDDGVDTGPIIAQGVVEVTEEETVEGEAALHERIKEVERKLLVEAVGRLARDGYRIEGRKVHLGHVGE, encoded by the coding sequence GTGGCCTCGCCGCCCCCCTCCGCCGCTCCGGCCCGTGTGGTCGTGCTCGTCTCCGGCTCAGGCACGAACCTCCAGGCACTCCTCGACGCGATCGGCGACGACCCCGAGGGCTACGGCGCCCGGATCGTCGCGGTCGGCGCGGACCGTTACGGCACCGTCGGCATCGAGCGCGCCGAGCGCGCCGGGCTTCCCACCTTCGTCCGCAAGCTCGGCGAGTACGCGAGCCGTGACGCCTGGGACGAGGCCCTGACCGCGGCCGTGGCGGAGCACCGCCCGGACCTCGTCGTCTCCGCGGGGTTCATGAAGATCGTGGGCAAGGGCTTCCTCGCCGAGTTCGGCGGCCGTGTCGTCAACACCCACCCCGCCCTGCTCCCCAGCTTTCCCGGTGCTCACGGCGTGCGCGACGCGCTCGCGTACGGCGTGAAGGTCACCGGGTGCACCGTCCACTTCGTCGACGACGGCGTCGACACCGGTCCGATCATCGCGCAGGGCGTGGTCGAGGTGACCGAAGAGGAAACCGTGGAGGGCGAAGCCGCCCTCCACGAACGCATCAAGGAAGTCGAGCGCAAGCTGCTCGTCGAGGCCGTGGGGCGGCTCGCCCGTGACGGCTATCGCATTGAGGGACGAAAGGTTCATCTCGGTCATGTCGGTGAATAA